A genome region from Geminicoccus roseus DSM 18922 includes the following:
- a CDS encoding VOC family protein, translating into MAAHGTDRQIDNIEFAVADIGRSKAFYGQAFGWSFTEYGPTYCEFTDGRITGGLTTEGQVRPGGPLVILYADDLAGAQARLEELGARIVRPVFAFPGGRRFHFQDPDGYELAVWSAG; encoded by the coding sequence ATGGCCGCGCACGGCACCGACCGCCAGATCGACAACATCGAGTTCGCCGTGGCCGACATCGGCCGGTCCAAAGCCTTCTACGGCCAAGCGTTCGGCTGGAGCTTCACCGAGTACGGCCCGACCTATTGCGAGTTCACCGACGGGCGGATCACCGGCGGGCTGACCACCGAGGGGCAGGTCCGGCCAGGCGGGCCGCTGGTGATCCTTTATGCCGACGACCTGGCCGGCGCCCAGGCGCGGCTGGAGGAGCTGGGCGCGCGGATCGTCCGGCCGGTGTTCGCCTTTCCTGGCGGGCGCCGCTTTCACTTCCAGGATCCGGACGGCTACGAGCTGGCGGTCTGGTCGGCCGGCTGA
- a CDS encoding dihydrodipicolinate synthase family protein has translation MTVPGFTGIWPILYAFFDQRDRLDHQAVLRQVEACVAAGADGIAALGLATEVAKLSDAERRTLMRWLVDGVRGRLPVAITVFGESEAEQINFASEAASQGVSWVILQPPPRRPLPEDELLAFFGRVIDACPIPAAIQNAPDYIGVGLSDASIRRLKDEHPNFLLLKGEGSAVSIRRTIDELRGEVSVFNGRGGLELSDILRAGCAGMIPAPELVDVHVAIWKAAQAGRWEEADRLYADVLPLIVFVMQSIPHMLTYGKRAAARRLGLGEVHDRMPGDLPTPFGLSVLDRLVADLPPLP, from the coding sequence ATGACTGTGCCGGGCTTCACCGGGATCTGGCCGATCCTCTACGCCTTCTTCGACCAGCGCGACCGGCTGGACCACCAGGCGGTGCTGCGCCAGGTCGAGGCCTGCGTCGCCGCGGGCGCCGACGGGATCGCGGCGCTGGGCTTGGCCACCGAGGTCGCCAAGCTCAGCGATGCCGAGCGGCGCACGCTGATGCGCTGGCTGGTCGACGGGGTGCGCGGCCGCCTGCCGGTGGCGATCACCGTGTTCGGCGAGAGCGAGGCCGAGCAGATCAACTTTGCCAGCGAGGCGGCCAGCCAGGGCGTGTCCTGGGTGATCCTGCAGCCGCCGCCGCGCCGGCCGCTGCCCGAGGACGAGCTGCTGGCCTTTTTCGGCAGGGTGATCGACGCCTGCCCGATCCCGGCGGCGATCCAGAACGCGCCGGACTATATCGGGGTCGGCCTGTCCGACGCCTCGATCCGCCGGCTGAAGGACGAGCACCCCAACTTCCTGCTGCTGAAGGGCGAGGGCTCGGCGGTCTCGATCCGCCGGACCATCGACGAGCTGAGGGGCGAGGTCTCGGTGTTCAACGGCAGGGGCGGGCTGGAGCTGTCGGACATCCTGCGCGCCGGCTGCGCCGGGATGATCCCGGCGCCGGAACTGGTGGACGTGCATGTCGCGATCTGGAAGGCGGCGCAGGCCGGCCGGTGGGAGGAGGCCGACCGGCTCTATGCGGACGTGCTGCCGCTGATCGTGTTCGTGATGCAGTCGATCCCGCACATGCTGACCTATGGCAAGCGCGCCGCTGCGAGGCGGCTGGGGCTGGGCGAGGTCCATGACCGGATGCCGGGCGACCTGCCGACCCCGTTCGGCCTTTCGGTGCTGGACCGGCTGGTCGCCGACCTGCCGCCGCTGCCCTGA
- a CDS encoding helix-turn-helix domain-containing protein, with amino-acid sequence MELMLAGRVGRYREEAPIPALQAHFRCAWSHVAPADHVGPVAVVPDGCVDLLWRENSLRVAGPDVTAALPELRPGATILGLRFQPGAARRWLGLPMSEITGREVELEAIWGKRARRLARMLEDAPEPGCRAGLLQAALAQLAAGIEPPDGLARAILRATAERLAGGSGPGDRLHDRLGQSERTLRRRSGDHFGYGTATLARILRLQRFLAAAGRPDRPGLASLAAETGYADQAHLAREVRDLCGMTASRLAAQLHRPAGRSVQDPAPAPGA; translated from the coding sequence ATGGAGTTGATGCTCGCCGGACGGGTCGGCAGGTACCGGGAGGAGGCCCCGATCCCGGCGCTCCAGGCGCATTTTCGCTGCGCGTGGAGCCACGTCGCGCCGGCGGACCATGTTGGGCCGGTCGCGGTGGTGCCGGACGGCTGCGTCGACCTGCTCTGGCGCGAGAACAGCCTGCGGGTGGCCGGGCCGGACGTGACGGCGGCCCTGCCGGAGCTGCGGCCAGGCGCCACCATCCTGGGCCTGCGCTTCCAGCCGGGTGCTGCCCGTCGCTGGCTGGGCCTGCCGATGTCGGAGATCACCGGCCGCGAGGTCGAGCTCGAGGCGATCTGGGGGAAGAGGGCGCGGCGGCTGGCGCGGATGCTGGAGGACGCGCCGGAGCCCGGGTGCCGGGCCGGCCTGCTGCAGGCGGCGCTGGCGCAGCTCGCGGCCGGGATCGAACCGCCGGACGGCCTGGCGCGGGCGATCCTGCGGGCCACGGCGGAGCGGCTGGCAGGGGGGAGCGGGCCTGGCGACCGGCTGCATGACCGGCTCGGCCAGAGCGAGCGGACGCTGCGGCGGCGCAGCGGCGACCATTTCGGCTACGGCACCGCGACGCTTGCCCGCATCCTGCGCCTGCAGCGCTTCCTGGCGGCGGCCGGCCGCCCGGACCGGCCGGGGCTGGCGAGCCTGGCCGCCGAGACCGGCTATGCCGACCAGGCCCATCTCGCCCGGGAAGTCCGGGACCTTTGCGGGATGACGGCCAGCCGCCTCGCGGCCCAGCTCCACCGGCCGGCTGGCCGATCGGTTCAAGACCCGGCCCCGGCTCCGGGTGCATGA
- a CDS encoding phosphotransferase, with translation MAALDPATIRARPMNGHTNAMFALDTPVGGFALRLPKGGAAAGVDRRHERLAQRAAAAAGVGLPVLFFDEEDGTMLTRQEPDRVVREVAEIARDRAALAALGLLLRRLHATPVEFAWTFRAAEVVAAHLARIEPLPLGEPLQALAGRLDESVERRAPSHDDVHAANILWQDGRPRLIDWEYAGMNDPAFDLATARIELGLDADGLEALLDGYGRDDRFWRARVEDQATLALGIAGAWYLDQGNRLGDPGLVRQGWARLERCAARLG, from the coding sequence TTGGCGGCGCTCGACCCGGCGACGATCCGTGCGCGGCCGATGAACGGCCACACCAACGCGATGTTCGCCCTGGACACGCCGGTCGGCGGCTTCGCGCTGCGCCTGCCCAAGGGCGGGGCGGCCGCCGGGGTGGACCGTCGCCACGAGCGCCTGGCCCAGCGGGCGGCGGCGGCCGCAGGCGTGGGCCTGCCGGTGCTGTTCTTCGACGAAGAGGATGGCACCATGCTCACCCGGCAGGAGCCGGACCGCGTGGTGCGGGAGGTGGCGGAGATCGCCCGCGACCGGGCGGCGCTGGCGGCGCTGGGCCTGCTGCTGCGCCGCCTGCACGCGACGCCGGTCGAGTTCGCCTGGACATTCCGGGCGGCCGAGGTGGTGGCGGCGCATCTGGCCAGGATCGAGCCGCTGCCCCTGGGGGAGCCCCTGCAGGCCCTGGCCGGGCGGCTGGACGAAAGCGTCGAGCGCCGGGCGCCTTCCCATGACGACGTCCATGCCGCCAACATCCTGTGGCAGGACGGCCGGCCCCGGCTGATCGACTGGGAATATGCCGGGATGAACGACCCGGCCTTCGACCTGGCGACCGCCCGGATCGAGCTTGGGCTGGACGCGGACGGGCTGGAGGCGCTGCTGGACGGCTATGGCCGGGACGATCGCTTCTGGCGCGCCCGGGTCGAGGACCAGGCGACCCTGGCGCTGGGCATTGCCGGGGCATGGTATCTCGACCAGGGCAACCGGCTGGGCGATCCTGGCCTGGTCCGCCAGGGGTGGGCGCGGCTGGAGCGCTGCGCCGCCCGGCTCGGCTGA